One stretch of Nesterenkonia halotolerans DNA includes these proteins:
- a CDS encoding sensor histidine kinase: MTFSSDVAPSRRVLTILTLATIGGISADIGLALILDATYLSETLQFGYLIWILAVALFWLHPAAGALAALTGGVLGVLASSQFETMLLVILFCGLSAMYCSRWVRRLYALLALCLAVNAGLVQSDALLAAGFGITIGALMLLCYFAGHATRKQLVSRMSADQELVELRAAHEDALAGERRSIARDLHDILAHDLTVISMQTQVAAATGTPESRAAALSQISQSASAALHDLRRVLLVLQRENIIGSGPGDAPELDLESGLARFTERLQDLGFTVDTSVHGDISSISQSVEACLYRILQECTTNVVKHGARGHDTNDCTIELEVKEATVDLAVTNRTDANQAPAPKHATSGTGLISMEDRAATYGGTIEAGSPAEGIWSVQVSGIQLRLPR, from the coding sequence GTGACCTTCTCAAGCGATGTTGCCCCCAGCCGAAGAGTGCTCACCATCCTCACGCTGGCGACGATCGGTGGCATAAGCGCCGATATTGGGCTCGCGTTGATCCTGGACGCCACGTACCTCAGCGAGACACTTCAATTCGGCTATCTGATCTGGATTCTCGCGGTGGCGCTGTTCTGGTTGCACCCAGCCGCGGGGGCACTGGCGGCCTTGACCGGTGGGGTTCTAGGAGTCCTTGCGAGTTCGCAGTTCGAAACGATGCTGCTGGTCATACTCTTCTGCGGACTCAGCGCCATGTACTGCTCACGGTGGGTACGCCGTCTGTATGCGCTTCTAGCCCTGTGCCTCGCGGTGAACGCGGGCCTAGTGCAGAGCGACGCACTGTTGGCAGCTGGTTTCGGAATTACGATCGGCGCGCTGATGCTTCTCTGCTACTTCGCTGGGCACGCCACGAGGAAGCAGCTGGTCTCCCGAATGTCCGCTGACCAAGAGCTCGTAGAGCTGCGCGCTGCCCACGAAGACGCACTTGCGGGCGAGCGACGCTCCATCGCGCGAGACCTGCACGACATCCTCGCCCACGACCTCACGGTCATCTCAATGCAGACTCAGGTCGCGGCGGCCACCGGAACACCCGAATCCCGGGCGGCTGCCCTGAGTCAGATCTCCCAATCGGCAAGTGCGGCGCTGCATGACCTGCGCCGCGTGCTGCTTGTCCTGCAGCGCGAGAACATCATCGGCTCGGGACCGGGCGACGCCCCGGAGCTGGACCTGGAATCGGGGCTTGCACGCTTCACCGAGCGCCTGCAGGACCTTGGCTTCACCGTCGACACTTCGGTGCATGGGGACATCAGCTCGATCTCCCAATCAGTGGAGGCCTGCCTGTACCGCATCCTGCAGGAGTGCACGACGAACGTGGTCAAACACGGAGCCCGTGGACACGACACGAATGACTGCACGATCGAACTCGAGGTCAAAGAGGCCACTGTCGATCTGGCCGTGACGAACCGAACCGATGCGAATCAGGCACCCGCACCGAAACACGCGACATCCGGCACCGGGCTGATCAGCATGGAGGATCGCGCGGCGACCTATGGCGGAACGATCGAGGCGGGGTCGCCCGCTGAAGGCATCTGGAGCGTGCAGGTCTCTGGAATCCAGCTGCGGCTTCCGCGCTGA
- a CDS encoding response regulator transcription factor, giving the protein MLRLVVADDHPIMRAALRAYVDSAPDMVCVGEAQNGLEVIERVREEMPDVVIMDLKMPEMGGVEATAEVMAIAPKTSVLAVTTFSSEGHALQALNAGAKGYIVKDATADQVLEAIRQVHGSSVPISPDVARRLEFNAVNEAEEFSVALAGSDYLPRVPPRETEVLTLLARGFSNREIATRMVLTEGAVKAHLGRLCARFGVRDRVQLLIRATQLGLIEPQLEDVAPEGDGR; this is encoded by the coding sequence ATGCTCCGTCTCGTCGTTGCAGACGACCACCCGATCATGCGGGCAGCTCTCCGCGCCTACGTAGACTCCGCCCCAGACATGGTCTGTGTGGGTGAAGCGCAGAATGGGCTTGAGGTGATCGAGCGGGTCCGTGAGGAGATGCCTGATGTGGTGATCATGGACCTCAAGATGCCGGAGATGGGTGGCGTCGAGGCCACCGCCGAGGTCATGGCGATCGCCCCGAAGACCTCCGTGCTGGCGGTCACCACGTTCAGCTCTGAAGGGCATGCGCTGCAGGCATTGAACGCCGGGGCCAAGGGTTACATCGTCAAGGACGCGACGGCGGATCAGGTGCTCGAGGCTATTCGTCAGGTTCACGGCAGTTCCGTGCCGATCTCACCTGATGTGGCGCGACGGCTTGAGTTCAATGCCGTCAATGAGGCCGAGGAATTCTCGGTAGCGCTGGCGGGCTCGGACTATCTGCCGCGGGTCCCGCCGCGTGAGACGGAGGTTCTGACCCTATTGGCGCGCGGGTTCAGCAACCGGGAGATCGCCACGCGCATGGTGTTGACCGAAGGCGCGGTCAAGGCGCATCTCGGGCGTCTGTGTGCCCGTTTCGGGGTGCGGGATCGCGTGCAGCTGCTGATCCGCGCGACCCAGCTGGGTCTGATCGAGCCTCAGCTCGAGGACGTCGCCCCGGAGGGCGACGGCAGGTAG
- a CDS encoding hydroxymethylpyrimidine/phosphomethylpyrimidine kinase, giving the protein MTETTAHPAMTLTIAGSEATGGAGAQADLKTFQELGTFGMVALTCIVSFNPEDNWNHRFVPVETQVINDQLEAIFGNYGPESLDAVKLGMMGSPATISTVASAVSARKPKHLVLDPVLICKGQEPGHAQDTDNALKAELLPLATFVTPNHFETEQLSGMKVESLEDLQAAAAEIHRISGAAVLAKGGIRLAGADAVDVFVDAEGMEVLTAPKIGEHAVSGAGCSLAAAVTAELAKGSSPREAARHAKAFVTAGIHQRVAGNTPFDALWQGGLRR; this is encoded by the coding sequence ATGACTGAGACCACTGCACATCCGGCAATGACTCTGACCATTGCAGGCTCCGAGGCCACCGGCGGCGCCGGAGCTCAGGCCGATCTGAAGACCTTCCAGGAGCTGGGAACCTTCGGAATGGTGGCGCTGACCTGCATCGTGTCCTTCAATCCCGAGGACAACTGGAACCACCGGTTCGTTCCCGTGGAGACCCAGGTGATCAATGACCAGCTCGAGGCCATCTTTGGAAACTACGGGCCCGAGTCACTGGACGCGGTCAAACTCGGGATGATGGGCTCGCCCGCCACCATCTCCACCGTGGCCTCCGCGGTCTCAGCTCGAAAGCCGAAGCACCTGGTGCTGGACCCCGTGTTGATCTGCAAGGGTCAGGAGCCCGGTCACGCCCAGGACACCGACAATGCGCTGAAGGCGGAGCTGCTTCCGCTGGCGACTTTCGTGACGCCGAATCACTTCGAGACCGAGCAGCTCTCCGGCATGAAGGTCGAGTCGCTGGAGGACCTCCAGGCGGCGGCCGCAGAGATCCATCGCATCTCCGGGGCCGCCGTGCTCGCCAAGGGCGGGATCCGTCTGGCAGGAGCAGACGCCGTCGATGTCTTCGTCGATGCCGAGGGCATGGAGGTGCTCACCGCACCGAAGATCGGCGAGCACGCCGTCTCCGGTGCCGGCTGCTCATTGGCCGCCGCCGTCACAGCCGAGCTCGCCAAGGGCTCCTCGCCACGTGAGGCCGCGCGTCACGCCAAGGCCTTCGTCACCGCGGGCATCCACCAGCGCGTGGCCGGGAACACCCCGTTCGACGCGCTCTGGCAGGGCGGCTTGCGCCGCTGA
- a CDS encoding NUDIX hydrolase family protein: MSIRTPDPNPGWLNEDDLYEARRRLPMVYVEAIPVRLDPLGCITELGLLYTADTEGHFYRTVVSGRVMYRETIRAALLRNIEKDLGSLVLPQIPPSPTPFTVAEYFPYPSETGLVDDRQHAVSMAYIVPVSGECSPRQDALELSWMTPDQVLSPEVQAEFLGGRERLIRQALAHLGHTG; encoded by the coding sequence ATGAGCATTCGAACCCCTGATCCGAACCCCGGATGGTTGAACGAGGATGACCTCTACGAGGCCCGCCGCCGGCTTCCCATGGTCTACGTGGAAGCCATCCCGGTGCGACTGGATCCACTGGGCTGCATCACTGAACTCGGCCTGCTCTACACGGCCGACACCGAGGGGCACTTCTACCGCACTGTGGTCTCCGGACGGGTGATGTACCGCGAGACGATTCGCGCTGCCCTGCTGCGCAACATCGAGAAGGACCTCGGTTCCCTGGTGCTGCCGCAGATTCCACCCTCCCCCACCCCGTTCACCGTGGCCGAGTACTTCCCCTACCCCTCGGAGACAGGACTCGTCGACGACCGGCAGCATGCCGTCTCGATGGCTTATATCGTGCCCGTCTCGGGTGAGTGCTCACCCCGTCAGGACGCTCTGGAACTCAGCTGGATGACACCGGACCAGGTGCTCAGTCCCGAGGTCCAGGCGGAGTTCCTGGGCGGACGTGAACGACTCATCCGGCAGGCCCTCGCCCACCTGGGTCACACGGGCTGA
- a CDS encoding AMIN-like domain-containing (lipo)protein — translation MLTSCGSDQDPADSTETASASPSSSASASAGASENEEPGGASGTEGESETESEQPSPEEESDSSSTPTESEPSSSTSGQPGTDPITGEFTTEPQETDGFPDGSGPSDQQLVALRSGVHDGFDRVVFEFSGEGLPSWRAEYVDSAAELGRGNRIEMAGEAILQIYVSGPSWLPEEEVEDQLASDQYYERDTAALPEEVYVQGPFEALSQYLIGLPQEVPFSVELLEDPTRLVVDLENRGE, via the coding sequence ATGCTCACCAGCTGCGGATCCGACCAGGATCCGGCCGACTCCACGGAGACCGCCTCCGCCTCACCCAGTTCCTCAGCGAGCGCCTCCGCCGGCGCCTCCGAGAACGAAGAACCGGGGGGTGCGTCAGGCACCGAGGGCGAGTCCGAGACTGAGTCCGAGCAACCCAGCCCCGAAGAAGAGTCCGACTCCAGCTCCACCCCGACTGAGAGCGAACCCTCTTCCAGCACCTCAGGGCAGCCCGGAACAGATCCGATCACTGGAGAGTTCACCACTGAGCCACAAGAGACCGACGGGTTTCCGGATGGCTCGGGGCCGAGCGATCAGCAGCTGGTCGCCCTGCGCTCCGGCGTTCACGATGGCTTCGATCGGGTCGTCTTTGAATTCAGCGGCGAGGGCCTGCCCAGCTGGCGCGCCGAGTACGTCGATTCAGCCGCTGAGCTGGGCCGCGGCAACCGTATCGAGATGGCAGGCGAGGCGATTCTCCAGATCTACGTCAGCGGCCCCTCATGGCTGCCCGAGGAGGAGGTCGAGGATCAGCTTGCCTCGGACCAGTACTACGAGCGCGATACCGCTGCCCTCCCGGAAGAGGTATACGTGCAGGGCCCCTTCGAAGCCCTCTCGCAGTATCTGATCGGTCTGCCGCAGGAGGTCCCCTTCTCAGTGGAGCTGCTCGAAGACCCCACCCGACTCGTGGTGGACCTCGAGAACCGCGGGGAATGA
- a CDS encoding DMT family transporter: MTEKSQDESIETLPVSETSAEEAEAPHASAADGDAETGTAETPTDQQTPDDEAPARDENPTDGPAAEDKNALEEDPAAKDTTESDTDTSDADTTVSDQDREPEPEVGHQDDDAPAPSVVRSSHPTPARPMTAETGHEQSGISGFFDNLDEKFFAAARRVGDAFRRPDATAETENASPATATEATKEPGNTSEPDQIPVEGPLEDPERRFAEDPSSLPSPSAEEDDAVQGPLTETQTEQEPAPVTLPKPRRALDERRQRDVILEKAAAIEAATARNYRPTGREFVEFADDEEDLFTYIPPYNLPSRDPDPAPVRTDLYRQVFVSIGALAALVSLGWMFGMFTSAPAILGGNGLDELAEGWYSGNRALLSPEANFYWLWPFIVIGLLAHAVYQWTTTQTATPRQRRSGWQVGSASVLMLIWTASIHTGMLTLAVLAALAAALALIDAIRQFTFRTARNSLERRLADTTTGLFAGWALVAAMSSLSIWLTAMGWHIPGFPAVIWALIGLGICIWAASYYAMTERGRITLALGMGWGMFWLIFPRILSDVTSVWVALCAAMGAFVVILATESRRHKINHAERRAAMGRPLEDII, encoded by the coding sequence TTGACTGAAAAGTCCCAGGATGAGTCCATCGAGACGCTGCCTGTCTCCGAGACCTCCGCCGAGGAAGCCGAGGCCCCCCATGCCTCCGCTGCGGACGGCGATGCAGAGACGGGTACTGCGGAGACCCCCACTGATCAGCAGACCCCCGACGACGAGGCCCCCGCCCGGGACGAGAACCCCACCGACGGTCCCGCCGCCGAAGACAAGAACGCCCTCGAAGAGGACCCCGCTGCGAAGGACACCACCGAGTCCGACACGGACACCAGCGACGCCGACACTACGGTCAGCGATCAGGACCGCGAGCCCGAGCCAGAAGTCGGCCATCAGGACGACGACGCACCTGCGCCTTCCGTCGTCCGTTCAAGCCATCCCACTCCCGCGCGACCGATGACCGCCGAGACCGGTCATGAGCAGTCGGGGATCAGCGGCTTCTTCGACAACCTTGACGAGAAGTTCTTCGCCGCTGCCCGCCGCGTGGGCGACGCCTTCCGGCGCCCCGATGCCACAGCGGAGACCGAGAACGCCTCCCCTGCGACGGCGACCGAGGCGACCAAGGAGCCCGGGAACACCAGCGAGCCCGACCAGATCCCGGTAGAAGGCCCGCTCGAGGACCCCGAACGTCGGTTCGCGGAGGATCCGAGCAGCCTCCCGAGCCCCTCTGCCGAGGAGGACGACGCCGTCCAAGGCCCGCTCACTGAAACCCAGACCGAGCAAGAGCCTGCCCCCGTGACACTTCCCAAGCCACGCCGGGCGCTGGATGAACGCCGCCAGCGCGACGTGATCCTGGAGAAGGCAGCGGCCATCGAGGCTGCCACCGCGCGGAACTACCGGCCCACCGGCCGCGAGTTCGTGGAGTTCGCCGATGATGAGGAAGACCTCTTCACCTACATTCCGCCGTACAACCTCCCCTCGCGCGACCCCGACCCGGCACCGGTGCGCACCGACCTTTATCGACAGGTGTTCGTGAGCATCGGCGCCTTGGCTGCGCTGGTCTCGCTGGGCTGGATGTTCGGCATGTTCACCTCGGCGCCTGCCATCTTGGGCGGAAACGGGCTGGATGAGCTCGCCGAGGGCTGGTACTCCGGGAACCGGGCACTGCTCTCTCCCGAGGCGAACTTCTACTGGCTCTGGCCGTTCATCGTGATCGGGCTCCTCGCCCACGCGGTCTATCAGTGGACCACCACCCAGACCGCCACGCCTCGTCAGCGTCGTTCCGGCTGGCAGGTCGGCTCCGCCTCGGTGCTCATGCTCATCTGGACAGCGTCCATCCACACCGGGATGCTCACCCTCGCTGTGTTGGCCGCACTGGCTGCGGCACTGGCGCTGATCGATGCCATCCGTCAGTTCACCTTCCGCACGGCGCGCAACTCGCTGGAACGCCGGCTCGCCGACACCACCACGGGTCTCTTCGCAGGCTGGGCGCTCGTGGCCGCCATGTCCTCGTTGTCGATCTGGCTCACCGCCATGGGCTGGCACATTCCCGGCTTCCCGGCAGTGATCTGGGCGCTGATCGGACTGGGCATCTGCATCTGGGCGGCCTCGTACTATGCGATGACCGAACGCGGCAGAATCACGCTCGCCCTCGGCATGGGCTGGGGAATGTTCTGGCTGATCTTCCCTCGCATCCTCTCCGACGTCACCTCCGTGTGGGTGGCGCTCTGCGCCGCCATGGGTGCGTTCGTCGTCATCCTCGCCACGGAATCACGCAGGCACAAGATCAACCACGCGGAACGCCGCGCCGCCATGGGGCGCCCGCTCGAAGACATCATCTGA
- a CDS encoding DedA family protein gives MTNPAIALGVNDLSDPALYQEWGFYYFIFLAIAVAFTAIVPPFPSEVMVIASGTMAANEIFPVLLVLAVTFLGCLAGDIGLYLLFRYKLIRLLYRWKWGRNLHRKLLRISIRAGGATTWAGLLLIRWIPGGRAASMATAGMMGLGGGAMVALALLGALTWSLWMVGLGYITGTTTGLPPWASTVAGIVVGTLVGLGITVVMTRNRSRRGAQRKTATT, from the coding sequence GTGACCAACCCCGCGATCGCCTTGGGCGTCAATGACCTCAGCGATCCGGCGCTGTACCAGGAGTGGGGGTTCTACTACTTCATCTTCTTGGCCATCGCTGTGGCGTTCACCGCGATCGTGCCGCCCTTCCCCTCCGAGGTCATGGTCATCGCCTCCGGCACGATGGCCGCGAACGAGATCTTCCCGGTCCTGCTGGTGCTCGCGGTGACGTTCCTCGGCTGCCTCGCCGGGGACATCGGGCTGTACCTGCTCTTCCGCTACAAACTGATCCGTCTGCTCTACCGCTGGAAGTGGGGCCGCAATCTACATCGGAAGCTGCTGCGGATCTCGATCCGGGCCGGGGGCGCCACCACCTGGGCAGGACTGCTGCTGATCCGCTGGATCCCCGGAGGCCGCGCCGCCTCGATGGCCACCGCCGGCATGATGGGACTCGGCGGCGGCGCCATGGTCGCGCTTGCCCTGCTGGGCGCCCTCACGTGGTCCCTCTGGATGGTCGGATTAGGTTACATTACGGGAACAACTACCGGGCTCCCACCCTGGGCGAGCACGGTCGCGGGCATCGTTGTGGGTACCCTGGTGGGGTTGGGAATCACGGTGGTGATGACCCGGAACCGGTCGCGTCGGGGGGCGCAGCGGAAGACGGCAACCACGTGA
- a CDS encoding pseudouridine synthase, with amino-acid sequence MTQKSPLPVRNGVNATRLRLPLTGRWPTIHDYVLETFGHIDHGGITERFHAGEVVDIDGAPLSTTTPLGEREFLWYYRSVSEEVPLPVREEIIYENEHLVAVDKPHFLPTTPAGRYVQESLLVRLRNTLGVPDLVPIHRLDRGTAGVVIFSKEPSTRGKYQLLFENRQVNKTYECVSAVPRGMTAETLASRFPLSVRNRIEKTKGVVVSQLASYAPEHSGHRPHDRRARTGKRRTEAIPGANSSSRVELLGAGTSPSGEQVGHFQLIPHTGKTHQLRIHMALLGLGILNDRFYPELLDDAPDEFDKPLQLLAKTLSFTDPLNGVPRSFTSPRTLQESPQ; translated from the coding sequence GTGACTCAGAAGTCCCCTCTCCCCGTGCGCAACGGGGTCAATGCCACCCGCCTGCGCCTGCCGCTGACCGGCCGCTGGCCCACCATCCATGACTACGTCCTGGAGACCTTCGGGCACATCGACCACGGAGGCATCACCGAACGCTTCCACGCCGGCGAAGTCGTCGACATCGACGGTGCCCCGCTCAGCACCACGACCCCCTTGGGCGAGCGGGAGTTCCTCTGGTACTACCGCTCCGTCAGCGAAGAGGTGCCGCTGCCGGTGCGCGAGGAGATCATCTACGAGAATGAGCACCTCGTCGCGGTGGACAAGCCACACTTCCTTCCCACCACGCCCGCCGGCCGGTACGTGCAGGAGTCGCTGCTGGTGCGGCTGCGCAATACGCTCGGCGTCCCGGATCTCGTGCCGATCCACCGGCTGGACCGCGGCACTGCCGGAGTGGTGATCTTCTCCAAGGAGCCCTCCACCCGGGGCAAGTACCAGCTGCTCTTCGAGAACCGCCAGGTCAACAAGACCTACGAATGCGTCAGCGCGGTCCCTCGCGGGATGACGGCGGAGACCCTCGCGTCGCGATTCCCGCTGAGCGTGCGGAACCGGATCGAGAAGACCAAAGGGGTCGTGGTCTCCCAGCTCGCGTCCTATGCCCCCGAGCACTCAGGTCACCGGCCCCACGACAGAAGGGCCCGGACGGGCAAGCGCCGCACGGAGGCCATCCCCGGGGCCAACTCCTCCTCCAGGGTGGAGCTGCTCGGAGCAGGCACCAGTCCCTCGGGGGAACAGGTGGGCCACTTTCAGCTGATTCCGCACACCGGAAAGACTCACCAGCTGCGCATCCATATGGCGCTGTTGGGACTGGGTATTCTGAATGACCGGTTCTACCCGGAACTCCTCGACGACGCCCCCGACGAGTTCGACAAGCCGCTGCAGCTTTTGGCGAAGACCCTGTCCTTCACTGATCCGCTCAACGGCGTGCCCCGCAGCTTCACCTCCCCTCGAACCCTCCAGGAGTCTCCGCAGTGA
- a CDS encoding VOC family protein, producing the protein MTLCIPFLMFQGQAQEAIDHYLSVFPDAELLEIVHHPEGTEIYDPTPSSEDSTEPDDLDEAEEDELSEVEVQLDLGEESEEDFAADDLTAENVDEEADDAVVDAEEPSEVHHAVAAAPETHHTDLQLAEEDDPDEVVDVPVPLVATAQLKIGGQVLMIQDSLVKHQFSFTPSVSIAVVVDSTEEFNQIVNSLAPGGEFLMEPGDYDFATNFAWIKDRFDMSWQVNQPLAQPEPTATAEAPVWG; encoded by the coding sequence ATGACTCTTTGCATTCCGTTTCTGATGTTCCAGGGTCAGGCCCAAGAAGCCATTGACCACTACCTCAGCGTCTTCCCCGACGCCGAGCTGCTGGAGATCGTGCATCACCCCGAGGGCACTGAGATCTATGACCCCACTCCCTCTTCCGAGGACTCGACCGAGCCTGATGACCTCGACGAGGCGGAGGAGGATGAGCTCTCCGAGGTGGAGGTCCAGCTGGACCTCGGCGAAGAGTCCGAGGAGGACTTCGCCGCCGACGATCTCACCGCCGAGAACGTCGACGAGGAAGCCGACGACGCGGTGGTCGATGCGGAGGAGCCCTCCGAGGTCCACCACGCAGTCGCAGCGGCCCCCGAGACGCACCACACCGACCTGCAGCTCGCCGAGGAGGATGATCCCGACGAGGTCGTCGACGTCCCCGTCCCGCTGGTGGCCACCGCTCAGCTGAAGATCGGCGGCCAGGTGCTGATGATCCAGGACAGTCTCGTGAAGCACCAGTTCAGCTTCACCCCGTCCGTCTCCATCGCCGTGGTGGTGGACTCCACTGAGGAGTTCAACCAGATCGTGAACAGCCTGGCACCCGGCGGCGAGTTCCTGATGGAGCCGGGCGACTACGACTTCGCGACCAATTTCGCCTGGATCAAGGACCGCTTCGACATGTCCTGGCAGGTCAACCAACCGCTCGCCCAGCCAGAGCCGACTGCCACCGCTGAGGCACCGGTCTGGGGCTGA